The following are encoded together in the Thermococcus sibiricus MM 739 genome:
- a CDS encoding adenylyltransferase/cytidyltransferase family protein produces MTKKKKIRVVTGGVFDILHVGHIHFLKQAKELGDELVVIVAHDKTVEERKGRRPINSMYERAEVLKALKMVDEVVIGEPNCISFEIVKQLNPDIIALGPDQNFDVSALKEELKKKNINAEVIRIPYAYKSDVAKTSKIIQKIVETFCE; encoded by the coding sequence ATGACTAAGAAAAAGAAAATTAGAGTAGTTACAGGAGGGGTTTTTGATATATTACATGTAGGACATATCCATTTTCTGAAACAAGCAAAAGAGCTTGGAGATGAGCTCGTAGTAATAGTGGCTCATGATAAAACCGTTGAGGAAAGAAAAGGAAGGAGGCCTATAAACTCTATGTATGAGCGTGCAGAAGTTTTAAAAGCTCTTAAAATGGTAGATGAGGTTGTCATTGGAGAACCAAATTGTATAAGTTTTGAGATTGTTAAACAGCTAAATCCAGATATCATTGCTTTAGGGCCAGATCAAAATTTTGATGTAAGTGCTCTTAAGGAAGAACTTAAGAAAAAAAATATTAATGCCGAAGTTATAAGAATTCCATATGCATATAAAAGCGATGTTGCTAAAACCAGCAAAATAATTCAAAAAATAGTGGAAACATTTTGTGAATGA
- a CDS encoding DNA-directed RNA polymerase subunit P, with translation MVEVLYKCAKCGKEFKMDLAVVREIRCPYCGAKIIYKPRPKVGRRVKAI, from the coding sequence ATGGTGGAAGTATTATATAAGTGTGCAAAATGTGGGAAAGAATTCAAAATGGATTTGGCGGTGGTTAGGGAGATTCGCTGTCCCTACTGCGGAGCTAAGATAATTTACAAGCCTAGGCCTAAAGTGGGGAGAAGAGTTAAAGCCATCTAA
- the ftsZ gene encoding cell division protein FtsZ → MVFKILEQAGIDLDINNNGNKIQETLSDLETSKSVIKIAIIGIGGSGNNTITRLYELGVEGAELIAMNTDAQHLARTKAHRRILLGKNITHGKGSGGNPRIGYLAAEASRDEIAEVARDVDLVFLTAGMGNGTGTGAAPVIAKIIKEEARNRGRIQEPLIISVVTYPFKNEGTRRIEKAKTGIQALLKYSDTVIIIENDKLLELVPKLPISAAFRFADEIIARMVKGITETIMLPSMVNIDFADVYSVMKNGGAALIGIGESDSNRRAVDAINNALTNKMLEVEFGSGESALVHFTVGPDVSLGEINDAMQIVYEKLGAKSEIKWGARIDKELGKVVRAMVIMTGIRSPHILSSDVHALKEEDNIIISNPIHRRINKDSELENLFDKVSGENRNSMRNPIAERILDSVIDYDLS, encoded by the coding sequence GCCGGTATTGATTTAGATATAAATAATAACGGAAATAAAATTCAGGAAACTCTCAGTGATCTTGAGACTTCTAAATCTGTCATTAAAATCGCAATAATCGGCATTGGAGGTTCAGGAAACAATACAATTACCCGACTCTATGAATTGGGTGTTGAAGGAGCAGAGTTAATAGCAATGAATACTGATGCCCAGCACCTAGCCCGGACAAAAGCCCACAGAAGAATATTGCTTGGGAAAAATATAACTCACGGTAAAGGTTCTGGTGGGAACCCAAGAATAGGGTATTTGGCTGCAGAGGCCAGTAGAGATGAAATCGCTGAAGTTGCTAGGGATGTTGATCTCGTATTTCTAACTGCCGGTATGGGCAATGGAACTGGAACTGGAGCTGCCCCTGTAATTGCAAAGATCATAAAAGAAGAAGCAAGAAACAGAGGAAGAATTCAAGAACCACTCATTATAAGTGTTGTAACATATCCTTTCAAAAATGAAGGCACCAGACGAATTGAGAAAGCAAAAACAGGAATACAGGCATTGCTCAAATACTCTGACACTGTGATAATAATAGAAAACGACAAACTTCTTGAACTTGTACCCAAATTGCCAATATCTGCCGCATTTAGATTCGCAGATGAAATAATAGCCAGGATGGTTAAAGGCATAACAGAAACCATAATGCTTCCATCAATGGTGAATATCGACTTTGCTGATGTTTATAGTGTAATGAAAAATGGTGGGGCAGCCTTAATTGGGATTGGAGAGAGCGACTCCAACAGAAGAGCTGTTGATGCGATAAACAATGCATTGACCAACAAAATGCTTGAAGTGGAGTTTGGAAGTGGTGAATCAGCATTGGTTCATTTCACTGTCGGCCCAGATGTGAGTCTTGGAGAAATAAACGATGCAATGCAAATAGTCTACGAAAAATTAGGAGCAAAATCGGAGATAAAATGGGGTGCAAGAATCGATAAAGAGCTTGGGAAAGTAGTTAGAGCAATGGTTATAATGACGGGAATTAGATCTCCTCACATTCTCAGCAGTGATGTACATGCCCTTAAGGAGGAAGACAATATTATTATATCCAATCCAATTCACAGAAGAATAAACAAAGACTCAGAACTTGAAAATCTCTTTGATAAAGTCTCGGGAGAAAATAGAAACTCTATGAGAAATCCAATTGCCGAGAGGATTTTAGATAGTGTCATAGATTACGACTTAAGTTAA
- a CDS encoding 50S ribosomal protein L37ae, which yields MPRTKKVGSAGRFGPRYGLKIRRRVAAVEEKMRQKHTCPVCGRKAVRRISTGIWQCQKCGATFAGGAYLPATPAGRIAKRGISSP from the coding sequence ATGCCAAGAACTAAAAAAGTAGGATCCGCTGGAAGGTTTGGTCCAAGATACGGTCTCAAGATTAGAAGAAGAGTAGCTGCAGTAGAGGAGAAAATGAGACAGAAGCATACCTGCCCAGTATGTGGCAGAAAGGCTGTTAGGAGAATAAGCACAGGGATATGGCAATGCCAGAAATGTGGCGCAACTTTCGCGGGAGGAGCTTATTTACCAGCCACACCAGCCGGGAGAATTGCTAAGAGGGGCATCTCAAGTCCATGA
- a CDS encoding prefoldin subunit beta, which yields MQNIPPQVQALLGQLESYQQQIQLVIQQKQRVQVELNDAKKALEEIEKTEEGTPIYKTVGTLIVKSTKSKALEEVKEKVETLEVRLKALERQEQKLNEKIKELTQQIQSALRGGVAG from the coding sequence ATGCAGAACATTCCACCACAAGTCCAAGCATTGTTAGGCCAGTTGGAGAGTTACCAACAGCAGATCCAACTTGTTATTCAACAAAAGCAAAGAGTTCAGGTAGAGCTTAACGATGCCAAAAAAGCCCTTGAAGAGATTGAAAAGACAGAAGAAGGAACCCCAATCTACAAAACAGTAGGTACATTAATTGTAAAGTCAACAAAATCAAAGGCCTTGGAAGAGGTAAAAGAAAAAGTTGAGACACTTGAAGTGCGTTTGAAGGCCTTAGAAAGGCAAGAGCAGAAACTTAATGAAAAGATTAAGGAACTTACCCAACAGATACAAAGTGCTCTTAGAGGAGGGGTAGCCGGTTAA
- a CDS encoding RNA ligase, translating into MVSSYFKSLLLDLGINKERIEILEGKGGIVEDEFEGIRYLRFKDSVANLRRGTVLFDFHNIILGFPHIKRVVQLENGVKRVFKRKPFYVEEKVDGYNVRVAQIEGRVFAFTRGGFICPFTTERIEDFVNMEFFKDYPNLVLCGEMAGPESPYLVEGPPYVKEDIKFFLFDIQEKRTGKSLPVKERVKIAEEYGIPSVEIFGIYDISKINDLRELIENLREQRREGIVMKSFDMKRIIKYVTPYANINDIRIGARVFFELPHGYFMQRIKRLGFYLSEKKIRDAEFEKYATALGKALLEPFVESIWDVSGGEEIAEVFTVRVKHIETAYKMVSHFERLGLKIHIEEIEEMPNDYWRISFKRVYPEATREILELWNGHAFVD; encoded by the coding sequence ATGGTGAGTTCATATTTTAAGAGCCTTCTTCTTGATCTCGGAATCAACAAAGAGCGAATTGAGATACTTGAGGGGAAAGGAGGGATAGTTGAAGATGAATTTGAAGGCATTAGGTATCTCAGGTTTAAAGATTCGGTAGCCAACCTAAGAAGAGGGACGGTGCTCTTTGATTTTCATAATATTATACTTGGATTTCCCCACATAAAGAGGGTGGTACAGCTGGAAAATGGTGTAAAAAGAGTATTTAAAAGAAAACCTTTTTATGTTGAGGAAAAAGTGGATGGGTATAATGTCAGGGTTGCTCAAATTGAGGGGAGAGTGTTTGCCTTTACTAGAGGCGGCTTTATATGTCCATTTACTACAGAGCGGATTGAAGACTTCGTTAATATGGAATTCTTTAAAGATTACCCCAATTTGGTGCTTTGTGGAGAAATGGCAGGCCCAGAAAGTCCTTATCTTGTTGAGGGTCCACCATACGTAAAGGAAGATATTAAGTTCTTTCTTTTTGATATTCAAGAAAAGAGGACCGGAAAGTCCCTCCCTGTAAAAGAAAGGGTAAAAATAGCAGAAGAGTATGGAATTCCAAGTGTTGAGATTTTTGGCATTTATGATATTTCTAAAATAAATGACCTTAGAGAGCTTATAGAAAATCTTAGGGAGCAACGAAGAGAAGGAATTGTGATGAAAAGTTTTGACATGAAGAGGATAATAAAGTACGTCACACCTTATGCAAATATAAATGATATCCGCATAGGTGCTAGAGTCTTTTTTGAACTTCCTCATGGATATTTTATGCAAAGGATTAAGCGTCTAGGATTCTACTTATCAGAGAAAAAAATTAGAGATGCAGAGTTTGAGAAATACGCCACTGCTCTTGGAAAGGCTCTTTTAGAACCCTTTGTTGAGAGTATATGGGATGTAAGTGGTGGTGAAGAGATAGCAGAGGTCTTTACAGTTAGGGTAAAGCACATAGAAACAGCATATAAAATGGTCTCTCATTTTGAACGCCTGGGATTAAAAATCCATATTGAAGAAATTGAAGAAATGCCTAATGATTACTGGAGAATAAGTTTCAAAAGAGTTTATCCAGAGGCAACAAGGGAAATTCTGGAGCTATGGAATGGTCATGCATTCGTGGATTAA
- a CDS encoding DUF835 domain-containing protein — protein MFSRKPPEEIRSWMKRNIPVVWITSKAAKNGIITLKPRFIVESPETLCGDLFQEGYKVVLLESIESLLVEFDEREIAKALMTMKDIAIQNDCYILLQGEKEAFTPRMWAMLTSEMEKLD, from the coding sequence GTGTTTTCTCGCAAACCGCCGGAAGAGATAAGGAGTTGGATGAAAAGAAACATCCCTGTGGTTTGGATCACCAGCAAAGCTGCAAAAAATGGGATTATAACCCTAAAACCACGCTTTATCGTTGAATCGCCTGAGACTCTCTGTGGAGATCTTTTCCAGGAAGGCTACAAGGTAGTGCTCTTGGAGTCCATTGAATCCCTTCTCGTGGAGTTCGATGAGAGGGAAATTGCAAAAGCATTAATGACCATGAAGGATATTGCAATCCAAAATGACTGTTACATTCTCTTGCAGGGAGAGAAAGAGGCTTTTACGCCGAGGATGTGGGCAATGCTAACTTCAGAAATGGAAAAGCTCGATTAG
- the rrp42 gene encoding exosome complex protein Rrp42 yields MEIMASIIKDHILQLLKEDKRIDGRGLEDFRPLTVETNVIEKAEGSALVKLGNTQVLVGIKVELGEPFPDLPDMGVITTNVEFVPLASPTFEPGPPDESAIELARIIDRGIRESQAIDLEKLVIVPGKLVRVIFIDVHVLDHDGNLLDASGIGAIAALLSTKIPKVDYNEEIEEVVMLEEYEKLPVKRIPIPVTLAKIGGNLVVDPNFEEEQVMDGKITITTDENGYISAVQKSEGGSFKLEEVVYAVDLAYKKAEEVRKVVFGAIKEE; encoded by the coding sequence ATGGAAATAATGGCTTCAATAATAAAAGATCACATCTTGCAATTACTCAAGGAGGACAAGAGAATAGATGGCAGAGGTTTAGAGGATTTTAGACCTCTAACAGTCGAAACGAATGTGATAGAAAAAGCTGAGGGGTCCGCTTTAGTAAAACTTGGGAATACTCAGGTTCTGGTTGGTATAAAAGTTGAGTTAGGGGAGCCCTTCCCAGATTTGCCAGACATGGGCGTGATAACAACCAACGTTGAGTTTGTTCCCTTGGCATCACCAACTTTTGAACCAGGGCCACCAGATGAGAGCGCCATAGAGCTTGCAAGAATTATCGATAGAGGAATAAGAGAAAGTCAGGCAATTGATCTTGAGAAACTTGTTATAGTTCCAGGAAAGTTGGTCAGAGTGATTTTCATAGATGTACACGTTTTGGATCACGATGGAAACCTCTTGGATGCATCGGGAATAGGTGCAATTGCAGCATTGTTAAGCACGAAAATTCCAAAAGTAGATTACAATGAAGAAATTGAGGAAGTAGTAATGCTGGAAGAGTATGAAAAACTTCCAGTAAAGAGGATTCCAATCCCAGTAACTCTCGCAAAAATTGGGGGCAACTTAGTCGTAGATCCAAACTTTGAAGAAGAACAAGTCATGGATGGGAAGATAACAATAACAACTGATGAAAATGGGTACATCTCAGCAGTTCAAAAAAGCGAAGGTGGGAGCTTTAAGCTCGAGGAAGTAGTTTACGCAGTTGATCTTGCATACAAAAAGGCAGAAGAAGTAAGAAAAGTAGTCTTCGGTGCCATTAAAGAGGAGTAA
- a CDS encoding RNA-binding protein has translation MKIKHPLSKKEVRQIMEDMKRIFGKEVAEKLISKSDQVLIGEFDKKTQILFVNKKPRFIKREDLIFPLVIALYEISTLEDLRTWKRRVVVDQGAVPYILNGADVMTPGIVDVDEEIKEGDFVFIVEEKYGRPLAIGIALLDGKTMKEKKKGKAVKVIHHAKDKIWELTAL, from the coding sequence ATGAAGATAAAACATCCTTTGAGTAAAAAAGAGGTTAGACAGATAATGGAAGATATGAAGAGAATCTTTGGGAAAGAAGTGGCAGAAAAGTTGATATCTAAGAGTGATCAGGTTCTAATAGGTGAATTTGATAAAAAGACCCAAATACTCTTTGTTAATAAAAAGCCTCGTTTTATAAAACGAGAAGATTTGATTTTTCCGCTAGTCATAGCTCTTTATGAAATCTCTACTCTAGAGGATTTGAGAACTTGGAAACGTAGAGTCGTGGTAGATCAAGGAGCAGTGCCTTATATCTTAAATGGTGCGGATGTAATGACTCCAGGGATAGTGGATGTAGACGAAGAAATTAAAGAGGGAGACTTTGTTTTTATTGTTGAAGAGAAATATGGCAGACCATTGGCAATTGGAATAGCTTTATTAGATGGAAAAACCATGAAAGAAAAGAAAAAAGGAAAAGCGGTGAAAGTGATACATCATGCAAAAGATAAAATTTGGGAGTTGACAGCGCTATGA
- the rrp41 gene encoding exosome complex exonuclease Rrp41, producing the protein MMGKPEGLKLIDENGYRVDGRKKYELRKIKMEVGVLKSADGSAYVEWGKNKIMAAVYGPREIHPKHLQKPDRAILRVRYNMAPFSVEERKKPGPDRRSVEISKVIRGALEPAVILELFPRTSIDIFIEVLQADAGTRVAGITAASLALADAGIPMKDLVAACAAGKIDGEIVLDLNKEEDNYGEADVPVAIMPIKNDITLLQMDGYLTKEEFLEAVKLAIKGAKAVYQKQREALREKYLKIVEEVGE; encoded by the coding sequence ATGATGGGAAAGCCTGAAGGACTCAAGCTTATTGATGAAAATGGGTATAGAGTTGATGGAAGAAAGAAATATGAACTTAGAAAAATAAAAATGGAAGTTGGAGTGCTCAAAAGTGCCGATGGTTCTGCCTATGTTGAGTGGGGTAAAAATAAGATAATGGCTGCGGTTTATGGTCCACGAGAAATTCATCCAAAGCACCTTCAAAAACCAGATAGGGCCATTTTGAGAGTAAGATATAACATGGCCCCATTTAGTGTTGAAGAGAGAAAAAAACCCGGGCCGGATAGAAGAAGTGTTGAGATAAGCAAAGTTATAAGAGGAGCCTTAGAACCAGCAGTTATTCTTGAACTATTTCCGAGAACTTCAATAGACATCTTTATAGAAGTTCTCCAAGCTGACGCTGGCACAAGAGTGGCTGGAATCACAGCAGCTTCTTTGGCTTTAGCCGATGCTGGAATCCCTATGAAGGATCTTGTTGCGGCATGTGCAGCTGGGAAAATAGATGGAGAGATAGTCCTTGATCTCAATAAGGAAGAGGATAATTATGGAGAAGCGGATGTTCCAGTAGCTATAATGCCAATAAAGAACGATATAACTCTACTTCAAATGGATGGTTATCTAACTAAGGAAGAATTCCTCGAAGCAGTGAAACTTGCAATAAAAGGAGCAAAGGCAGTCTATCAGAAGCAAAGAGAGGCTTTGAGAGAAAAGTATCTCAAAATAGTAGAAGAGGTAGGTGAGTGA
- a CDS encoding DUF4443 domain-containing protein, which produces MDWKRGAYPEFEIEDILVTLFLLKTPKGRKQISEELNLGEGTIRTLLKKLAALNLIKSQQKGHSLSEKGFKVVEAILDLFSEPVEVCSIEDFLAYAIVVKDPPQFKSIELRDEAIRFFARGAMILRYLNGEVIFPEDNRPLKETLPEIAEDLEKLPLEDGDLIVITWAENRIDAVKSAIHVALVLKGEQIPVEIRKLEE; this is translated from the coding sequence ATGGACTGGAAAAGAGGTGCGTATCCAGAGTTTGAAATAGAAGATATTCTTGTCACACTCTTTTTGCTAAAGACTCCGAAAGGCCGTAAACAGATTTCTGAGGAATTAAATCTTGGAGAAGGCACTATTAGAACCCTTTTAAAGAAGTTAGCTGCTTTAAATTTGATTAAATCCCAACAAAAGGGTCATTCCTTAAGTGAAAAGGGTTTTAAAGTCGTGGAGGCAATTTTAGACCTCTTTTCAGAACCCGTAGAAGTCTGTTCAATAGAAGATTTTCTGGCATATGCTATTGTCGTGAAAGATCCCCCCCAATTTAAAAGTATAGAGCTAAGGGATGAAGCCATTAGGTTCTTCGCAAGAGGGGCGATGATTCTCCGTTACCTTAATGGGGAAGTTATATTCCCTGAGGATAACAGGCCTCTTAAAGAAACACTTCCTGAAATCGCTGAGGATTTAGAGAAACTACCTCTTGAAGATGGGGATCTTATTGTTATAACTTGGGCAGAAAATCGCATTGATGCAGTTAAAAGTGCTATTCATGTAGCATTGGTTTTGAAAGGAGAGCAAATACCAGTCGAAATTAGGAAATTAGAGGAGTAG
- a CDS encoding DHH family phosphoesterase → MQGKIKLKRFLNKAKKNNYSFMLLCHHNADPDSLGSAIAFSRYLTSMGLKNRIGVAQSISSYAKRLLQFAEVEKNPKVEEDVIIIFDTSSLEQLDPINLPEGKIVIVIDHHVEKENPIKADIKIVDSSRTSTAEIVWDLFKYLGFRDEMSVRAILAGIITDTANFRYANVKTFKTVSEILKMFEIQMGEIYNLVVPVTDENIDQAKRMAILKACQRMEIKKVKNYIIAISKVSSYESLACKTFLQLGADVAIVGSEKNGVRISSRAKEHLIKKGLHLGKIMEKVGPIIDGSGGGHSGAAGANGKKNLDEAVKFLVKEIETFLKNLG, encoded by the coding sequence TTGCAAGGAAAAATAAAACTTAAGCGGTTTTTAAATAAAGCAAAGAAAAATAATTATTCTTTCATGCTTTTGTGTCACCACAATGCAGATCCTGATTCATTGGGTAGTGCTATTGCTTTTTCAAGATACTTGACAAGCATGGGACTAAAAAATAGAATTGGGGTTGCTCAGAGTATTTCTTCTTATGCAAAGAGGCTTCTTCAATTTGCTGAGGTAGAAAAAAATCCAAAAGTTGAGGAGGATGTGATAATAATATTTGACACATCCTCTCTTGAACAACTTGACCCCATTAATCTTCCCGAAGGAAAGATTGTTATAGTTATCGATCACCATGTTGAAAAAGAGAACCCTATAAAGGCGGATATCAAGATTGTGGATTCATCTAGGACATCTACAGCGGAGATAGTGTGGGATCTTTTTAAATATCTGGGGTTTCGCGATGAAATGTCGGTGAGAGCTATCTTGGCCGGGATTATCACTGATACTGCGAATTTTAGATACGCCAACGTAAAAACATTTAAAACCGTTTCTGAGATCTTAAAAATGTTTGAAATACAGATGGGGGAGATATACAATCTTGTAGTTCCAGTTACAGATGAAAACATCGATCAGGCGAAGAGAATGGCAATTTTGAAAGCTTGCCAGAGAATGGAAATTAAAAAGGTGAAAAACTATATAATTGCGATTTCAAAGGTTTCTTCTTATGAATCGCTGGCTTGTAAGACTTTTCTCCAGTTGGGGGCCGATGTTGCGATTGTGGGGAGTGAAAAGAATGGAGTTAGAATCTCATCTCGTGCAAAAGAGCATTTAATTAAAAAAGGACTTCATTTAGGCAAAATCATGGAAAAAGTGGGCCCGATTATAGATGGTTCTGGAGGAGGACATTCTGGGGCAGCTGGAGCAAACGGAAAGAAAAATCTTGATGAGGCCGTTAAGTTTTTAGTGAAAGAAATCGAAACTTTTCTAAAGAACTTGGGGTGA
- the pcc1 gene encoding KEOPS complex subunit Pcc1 encodes MSRIKGSIELEFPNEEIAKIVYESVLFEHKSVPYRRSRLDFSLKGSKIIMRFTAEDNSALRGTINSYLRWIKVALDVAEL; translated from the coding sequence ATGAGCCGGATAAAAGGTTCAATTGAACTAGAATTCCCAAACGAAGAAATTGCAAAGATTGTTTATGAAAGCGTTCTTTTTGAGCACAAAAGTGTTCCATATAGGAGAAGCAGGTTGGATTTTTCTTTGAAGGGTTCCAAAATAATAATGAGATTCACTGCAGAGGATAACTCCGCTTTAAGGGGCACTATCAATTCTTACCTTCGATGGATTAAAGTTGCCCTCGATGTTGCTGAGCTTTAG
- a CDS encoding tRNA-binding protein: MWDTSNDYRLLVAEKAIELFLKTIEGAKFKGKWDKKRAVQLAKRMIPELQALRYSYLEPSELIETPQMKDLKEKVEGIIEALGGEEWYVRFLELADRHEREKLEESIAKVRFFLNTIMNLDKRLALGKINDPVIGVDIKVGEVMSAGKHPNADKLLVCNVNIGDKAITVVTNDLSVKEGHRVAVALLPPVNFRGITSEGMFLGASEGVLKDVNGEIGGLPKGIPLDALKETRNLVEVFLKE, encoded by the coding sequence ATGTGGGACACCAGTAATGACTATCGTTTGCTTGTTGCAGAAAAAGCGATAGAACTTTTCCTAAAAACAATTGAGGGAGCAAAATTCAAAGGTAAATGGGATAAGAAAAGAGCCGTACAACTTGCCAAGAGGATGATCCCTGAACTTCAGGCTCTGCGCTATTCTTATCTAGAGCCTTCAGAGCTCATTGAAACTCCTCAAATGAAAGATCTCAAAGAAAAAGTTGAAGGAATAATTGAGGCACTTGGTGGGGAAGAGTGGTATGTTAGGTTTTTAGAATTGGCTGATAGACATGAAAGGGAGAAACTTGAAGAGTCCATTGCAAAAGTTAGGTTTTTCTTGAATACGATAATGAATTTGGACAAAAGATTGGCGCTTGGAAAGATAAATGACCCAGTAATTGGTGTTGATATAAAAGTTGGAGAGGTTATGAGTGCTGGCAAGCATCCAAATGCAGACAAACTCCTTGTGTGCAATGTGAATATAGGGGATAAGGCTATTACAGTAGTTACAAATGATTTGAGTGTGAAAGAGGGCCATAGAGTTGCTGTTGCACTACTTCCACCTGTAAACTTCAGAGGGATAACTAGTGAGGGAATGTTTCTTGGAGCCAGTGAAGGAGTTTTGAAGGATGTTAATGGAGAGATTGGGGGCCTCCCTAAGGGAATTCCTTTGGATGCTTTGAAGGAAACCAGAAATCTGGTGGAAGTATTTTTGAAGGAGTGA
- a CDS encoding DUF3194 domain-containing protein produces MKRVIHIGLPELNEEELVKLGELAQETAIEYIFAHLTRSEVKDIEVTTKLNQGDTLDLELEIYLEVPIFVKVDVDNLVEKALEEAYKKVEGRLIEIARKNKT; encoded by the coding sequence ATGAAGAGGGTTATTCATATAGGCCTTCCGGAACTGAATGAAGAGGAACTCGTGAAACTCGGAGAACTTGCTCAAGAAACAGCGATAGAGTATATTTTTGCTCATTTAACGAGAAGTGAAGTAAAGGATATTGAAGTAACAACAAAATTAAACCAGGGAGATACTCTCGATTTGGAACTTGAAATTTACTTGGAAGTTCCAATATTCGTGAAAGTGGATGTGGATAATTTAGTTGAAAAGGCTCTTGAAGAGGCATACAAAAAAGTTGAGGGAAGGTTGATAGAAATTGCAAGGAAAAATAAAACTTAA
- a CDS encoding ribosomal biogenesis protein produces the protein MMLITTSHRPTRRTRSFGHDLERIFPNSTYLTRGKKTVQDLLVEAYDRGYERLLVINVWKGNPLKMTFIKVSPEDWAYMGYLYLHGIKLQREMGFRNIRPIREEMTFIITTAENVGLDHVTFGQVFAELTNGKFVPRDGRTLQYIADKYNTDVLGVVEPHPRGMAVNFYRFDVSKENPVGPLISVKIWIMEDGRRWDYKEKLGIKRSEEV, from the coding sequence ATGATGCTGATAACCACTTCCCATCGACCTACAAGGAGGACAAGAAGCTTTGGACATGACTTAGAGCGTATTTTTCCAAACTCGACCTATTTGACTAGAGGTAAAAAGACTGTGCAAGACCTTCTTGTTGAAGCATACGACAGGGGATACGAAAGGCTTTTGGTTATAAACGTTTGGAAAGGTAATCCTCTTAAAATGACTTTTATTAAGGTTTCTCCAGAAGATTGGGCCTATATGGGCTATCTCTACCTTCACGGTATTAAACTTCAGCGAGAAATGGGGTTTAGAAATATTAGGCCGATTAGGGAGGAAATGACATTCATAATTACAACGGCTGAAAATGTGGGACTTGATCATGTTACATTTGGACAGGTCTTTGCCGAGCTCACAAATGGAAAGTTTGTTCCGAGAGATGGAAGAACTCTTCAATATATAGCCGATAAATATAATACAGACGTTCTTGGGGTTGTAGAGCCGCATCCTAGGGGTATGGCGGTAAACTTCTATCGCTTTGATGTTTCAAAAGAGAATCCAGTAGGCCCCTTGATAAGTGTTAAAATATGGATAATGGAAGATGGCCGGAGATGGGATTACAAGGAAAAGCTCGGGATCAAGAGGAGCGAGGAAGTATGA
- a CDS encoding ferritin-like domain-containing protein has protein sequence MPNITDLDEYFSSVIERLKCLRPKEVLSYAIFNEDEETKYYEELARRVKRDSIKVLFIQMSDESKEHRDRLYRLFKKLYTDEEPVKVDAPPVEVFPYYSEFEKANDYLEALEYCMKSELFAKKVYEMLISYAENEDSRGIFSQLALMERDHYLRIRKAYEFIGGFMDKKKTITELISWRLSIRRSVEGALCFSGLP, from the coding sequence GTGCCGAATATTACAGACCTTGATGAATACTTTTCGTCAGTAATCGAGAGACTTAAGTGTCTCCGCCCGAAGGAAGTTCTAAGTTACGCCATCTTCAACGAGGATGAGGAGACAAAGTACTATGAGGAGCTTGCCCGGAGGGTCAAGAGAGATAGCATCAAAGTACTCTTTATTCAGATGAGTGATGAAAGTAAGGAACACCGGGACAGGTTATACCGGCTTTTCAAAAAGCTTTATACTGATGAGGAACCCGTTAAGGTCGATGCGCCGCCCGTGGAAGTATTTCCGTACTATTCGGAGTTTGAGAAAGCCAATGACTACCTCGAAGCTCTGGAGTACTGCATGAAGAGCGAGCTCTTCGCTAAGAAGGTCTACGAGATGCTCATCTCTTATGCTGAAAATGAGGATTCAAGGGGAATATTTTCCCAGCTGGCACTGATGGAACGAGATCACTATCTCAGGATAAGAAAAGCCTATGAATTTATAGGGGGTTTCATGGATAAGAAAAAGACGATAACCGAGCTTATCTCCTGGAGGTTATCTATTCGAAGATCGGTTGAAGGCGCGCTATGCTTTTCTGGACTTCCTTAG